The following are encoded in a window of Salinigranum halophilum genomic DNA:
- a CDS encoding ROK family protein, with protein MTYYVGVDLGATNVRAVVADAEGTIIGNGKRGTPRGPTGIAVTEAVLEVTRRACDEAGIEPDEAVAAGIGSIGPLDLAEGAVENPANLPDTIDRIPLTGPLSVLLDTDRVFLHNDTNAGVIGERFHSERNPDDVVYITISTGIGAGVCIDGHVLSGWDGNAGEVGHMTVDPHGFMTCGCGHDGHWEGYCSGKNIPRYAYELYQEDANVETDLPVEDPDFSAVDVFERAGDDEFADYVIDQLCHWNAMGVANVIHAYAPIVIYIGGAVALRNPDQVVDPIRERVDDMVMVNVPDIQLTSLGDEVVVKGAVASAMTGGTGDRARL; from the coding sequence ATGACGTACTACGTTGGTGTCGACCTGGGGGCCACAAACGTCAGGGCGGTCGTCGCGGACGCCGAGGGGACGATCATCGGCAACGGCAAGCGCGGCACGCCGCGCGGCCCGACGGGCATCGCCGTCACCGAGGCCGTCCTCGAGGTCACCCGGCGAGCCTGCGACGAGGCCGGCATCGAACCCGACGAGGCCGTCGCGGCGGGCATCGGCTCCATCGGACCGCTCGACCTCGCCGAGGGCGCCGTCGAGAACCCGGCGAACCTCCCCGACACGATCGACCGCATCCCGCTCACCGGACCGCTCTCGGTCCTGCTCGACACCGACCGCGTTTTCTTACACAACGACACGAACGCCGGCGTCATCGGCGAGCGCTTCCACTCCGAACGCAACCCCGACGACGTCGTCTACATCACCATCTCGACCGGTATCGGCGCGGGCGTCTGTATCGACGGCCACGTCCTCTCGGGCTGGGACGGTAACGCCGGCGAAGTGGGTCACATGACGGTCGACCCACACGGCTTCATGACCTGCGGCTGCGGCCACGATGGCCACTGGGAGGGCTACTGCTCCGGGAAGAACATCCCGCGGTACGCCTACGAACTGTATCAGGAGGACGCGAACGTCGAGACCGACCTCCCCGTCGAGGACCCCGACTTCTCCGCCGTGGACGTCTTCGAACGGGCCGGCGACGACGAGTTCGCCGACTACGTCATCGACCAGCTCTGCCACTGGAACGCGATGGGTGTCGCCAACGTCATCCACGCGTACGCCCCCATCGTCATCTACATCGGCGGGGCCGTCGCGCTCCGGAACCCCGACCAGGTCGTCGACCCCATCCGCGAACGCGTCGACGACATGGTGATGGTCAACGTCCCCGACATCCAGCTCACCTCGCTGGGCGACGAGGTCGTGGTGAAAGGCGCCGTCGCGAGCGCGATGACCGGAGGTACGGGCGACCGAGCCAGACTGTAG